The genomic interval ACCACATTCAATCGCTAATTGATAGTCTCCTGACATTCCCATCGAAATGGTATTGAGATTACAATGTACAGGATTTTGTGCTTTTAAATTGTCGAAAATCGATTTTAAATGCGTGAATTCCTTTTTTACTTGGTTTTGGTTGTCAGTAAATGTTGCCATTCCCATTACGCCTAGAATTCGGATGTTTTGCATTGCTGAAAATTCGGGTGAAGCTATAATTTCGTTGAGTTCTTGCTCGTCCAAGCCAAATTTAGTTTCTTCCTTTGCAATGTGAAATTGTAATAAGCAATCAATAATTCTGTTGTTTTTGGCGGCTTGTTTGTTGATTTCTTTTAGTAGCTTGAAACTATCTACACCATGAATCAAACTCACAAAAGGAGCCATGTATTTTACTTTGTTCGTTTGTACGTGTCCAATCATGTGCCATTGAATGTCCTTTGGCATTTCTTCCCATTTGTCTGCCATTTCTTGGATTTTGTTCTCTCCAAAAACACGCTGGTTAGCTTCATAAGCTTCAGTTAAGTCGCTTATTGGCTTAGTTTTAGATACCGCAACTAAAGTAACAGTTTCAGGTAATGTAGATTGTATATGTTGTAAGTTCTGGGCTATTGTCATTGTGTATATTTTTTATCGCATTAGAATTTTATTCCAAATTGATTTTATTTAACTTCTAAGATTTCTCTAATCTGTGTTCCAAAAAGGATGTATTCGAGTTTAAAGATTTTATTGAGTAACAAATTAAAAATCTCTTTTTATTTCTAATATTTCTCCAATCTGTGTTCCAAAAAAAAGATTATTTAGAAAACTGCTTCGAAACCTTTTCAGCTTTTTTGCTTTCACGGTAATCATAAAAACCTTCTCCAGATTTTACTCCCAGTTTTTTAGCATTCACCATATTGACTAATAAGGGGCAAGGTGCATATTTAGGATTTTTAAAGCCATCATGCATCACATTCATGATTGATAAACACACATCAAGACCAATAAAATCGGCTAATTGTAGCGGTCCCATTGGGTGACTCATTCCGAGTTTCATCACAGCATCAATTTCATGAACTCCTGCTACTTGATTGTAAAGCGTTTCAATCGCTTCGTTAATCATGGGCATCAAAATTCTATTGGCAACAAACCCAGGGTAATCTTGAACTGTTACCGCTGTTTTTTCAAGTTTTTTAGCTAAGGCTAAAGTAATTTCAACCACTTCGTCACTCGTATTATATCCTTTAATCACTTCTACCAAAGGCATTAGCGGAACAGGATTCATAAAATGCATTCCTATCACGCGCTCTGGATGTGCCACGACTGCTGCAATTTGAGTAATCGAAATAGATGAAGTATTCGTTGCGAAAATCGTATTATGAGGACAAAATTCATTTAACTGCTTAAAAATAGCCAGTTTTAAATCTAGGTCTTCAGTCGCCGCTTCAATCACAAAATCTACTCCCGTAACGCCATCTTTCATGTCGGTATAGGTGATGATATTGGTAATTGTTTTAGCAAAAATATCAGTAGTGATGGTGCCTTTGGTGACCATGCGATTCAAATTATTAGCTATGGTTTCCATGGCTCTGTCCAAAGCTTTTTCCGAAACATCAATTAATTTGACTACAAAACCATTTTGAGCAAAAGTATGTGCAATTCCGTTGCCCATTGTTCCAGCACCAATTATAGCTATTGTTTTCATTCTCTGAATTTGTTTAAAGTTAAAAAGTTTAAAGTTTAAAGTACTCATCAGCAACCTTAAACCTTAAACTTTAAACTAAATTTTTATATTTATTTCTTAAAACAATCAATAATTTGATAAGCAATTCGCAATGCTTCTGTAGCTTGTTCAAGCGTAACTACCGGTTCCGTATCGTCAATAATGGCACCCGCAAAACTTTCTAATTCGTCCAGAATAGCGTTATTTTGATTCACATCCGGATTTGAGAAATAGATTTGTTTTTTTACACCTTCGGCATTTTGTAAAATCATATCAAAATCACCTGGATTTTCAGGTGCATCTTTCATTTTTACCACCTCACATTTTTTCTCCAAGAAATCAACCGAGATGTAAGCGTCTTTTTGAAAAAACCGACTCTTACGCATGTTTTTTAACGAAATACGGCTCGCAGTTAAGTTTGCTACACATCCGTTTTCAAATTCCAAACGAGCATTAGCAATATCTGGAGTCTCACTAATAACTGATACGCCACTAGCAGAAACATTTTTTACTGGAGAATTCACAACGCTCAAAATCGCGTCAATATCGTGAATCATCAAGTCTAAAACTACAGGAACGTCTGTTCCTCTAGGATTGAATTCCGCCAATCTATGCGTTTCTATAAACATCGGATTTTCAATCATGTTTTTAGTCGCAATGAATGCAGGATTGAAACGCTCTACATGTCCCACTTGTCCTTTTACGTTGTATTCCTGGGCAAGTGCAATGATTTCCTCGGCTTCTTCCACTGTATTCGAAATTGGTTTTTCGATAAAAACATGCTTTCCAGATTTGATAGCCGCTCGTGCACATTTATAGTGGGAAAGTGTAGGAGTCACAATATCTATCACATCTACAGCGTGAATTAGTTTAGCAATAGTTTCAAAATGCTTATATCCAAATTCCTTTGAAATCTTCTCTGCATTTTCTTGATTAGGGTCGTAAAAACCCACCAATTCATATTTTTCAGATTGTTGTAATAATCGCAAATGTATTTTTCCTAGATGACCAGCACCTAATACTCCAATTTTCAGCATAATGATGTAATTTCTACAAAAATAACAATTATAAACTAACATCAAACAGCTATTCACTACAAATATCTACCAAAATTCATTTCATTTCGATAGTTATTTGGGTGCCCCAGAAGTATCGGAGCTCTCCAGAAAAAAGCACCAGTTCAGTTTACGCTTATAAGTTTTTTTTGGCTGCTGTCGTACTATCCGGATCCGACACGGCGGATGGCTTTTATCACTCTCACGAGGTACAGGTTCTCCAAATATCTATATATCTAAAAGATCAATCTATTTATCTCCATGAACTCCAATAGCTTATAACGAACATCAAAAATAACGGCTAATTGTTAAAAACAGCTTTCATTTGAATCCATAATATTAGAAATTCTTTCCTATTTTTACCAAATATAAATACCTCACATTGAAAGACACCGCCAAACATCAAGGACTTCGAAATCAACTAGTAAACGTTTTACACGAAAAAGGAATTACAGATAAAAATGTTTTAGAAGCCATAAAAAAGATTCCAAGACACCTTTTTCTGAATTCTAGTTTTGAAGATTACGCTTATCAAGACAAAGCATTTCCTATTGGTGCAGGGCAAACGATATCACAACCTTATACCGTAGCTTTTCAATCCCAATTATTAGAAATTCAAAAAGACCATAAAATTTTAGAAATAGGTACGGGGTCAGGATATCAAACCGCTGTTTTGTGTGTGATGGGAGCAAAAGTGTTTAGTATTGAAAGACAAAATGAGTTATTCAAACAAACGTCTGCGTTATTGCCCAAATTAGGAATTCGTCCTAAGCACCTCACTTTTGGTGATGGTTACAAAGGATTACCTGGTTTCGCACCATTCGACAGTATTATTGTAACAGCTGGAGCCCCTTTTATTCCCAAACCACTCATGGCACAGTTAAAAATAGGAGGTAGGCTTGTTATTCCATTAGGAGATGAAGTTCAAATAATGACGTTGCTAATTCGTAAAAACGAAACCCAATTTGAAAAACATGAACTAGGAGAATGTAAATTTGTCCCTTTACTAGAAGATAAAAATTAAGTTTGCTAAATTTGAGAGATTTTTTTTGGACACGAACCTGTCTGCCTATAGATCGATTACACGAATTGCCACCAATTAATTTAATAAACTCGTTCGTCATTAAATTAAAAAATCCGTTTAATCCACCTCCCATTTCACGTCACAATTAAAACACAAAAGCCGTTCGCAAAACGAATGGCTTTTCTTACTGCCCAATAATCCCGATATAACGCTCTAAAGATTCTTTTTCTATTTGAGCGATAAATAACAAAAAATCTTCTTTATTATTTTGTGTTTGGGCCGTTTCTAGTGATTGATAATAACGCATCCTATTGTCATAATCACCTTTAATATTAGCAATCACATAACCATGTTGCAATAAAATCAAGTTCATCACCAAACGAGAAGTTCTACCATTACCATCAATAAAAGGATGAATAGTAACCAGTCGCTCATGCATCTCAGCCGCCAAAACTACAGGATGAAGGTTGTTTTTATGGGTTTCATACCAAATGTAGAAGTCTTCCATATCCTTGGCAACCATATAAGGCTGTGGTGGCAAATAACTACTTCCTTTGATCATTACTTGTACTTTTTTTCTATAACGTCCAGCATCTTCGGGATTAATCCCTCTTAAAATCAAGTTATGAATAGACAATACTTCTCTTTCATTCAAGGAGCTGTTTTTCTCCATCAAATGTTTGATGTGGGCTATGGCTTCTTGATGGTTAATCGCTTCAAGGTGTTCTCGCATGCTTTTTCCAGAAATGGTCAATCCTTCATTGATAACCAAATCGGTTTCACGAAGCGTAAGTGTGTTACCTTCAATACGATTACTTTCAAATGTATATTCAAGTTCTAAGGCTTGTGCAATCCTATAACTATCAAATTGGCGAAATTGATCTAATTTTTTTTTCAAAGCATCAATTTCATCCAATACTACTTGTAGTTGTTTTGAAATAATATTATTCGTGGCGCTTCTTAGGTATTTGATTTCTTCTTCGGCTTCTTTTAAAGCTTTTAAGGCTAGTGCATCGTCGCCAATTTCATAAAGGATTTTTTCTTTTAACCAAGCCACCATCAATGTCTCATAGCTAATTTCTAGAATTGTCGACAGTTTTAAAACTTGGTCTTTAGTTGGTTTACGAGTGCCGCTTTCAAACTTACTTACTAATGCTTGGTCTATACCCATCATTTGGGCCAGTTCTCTTGTTTTGAGTCCTTTTTGTTCTCTAGCTGTTTTTAGTAAGGTTCTCATAATTTATATTATTTTTGCACTTAAAAAGTGTCATGACAAATTTAGTCATATTTTATAAGTAAAAAAAACATTACCCAATTTTAATTAAATAATGTTCTAATTTATAGCTATTTATATATTTTCTTGATTCGGTCTAAATCTCTTTTGGTATCTTGTTCTTTCAAAGATTCTCTTTTGTCATAGGTTTTCTTACCTCTACAAAGACCTATTTCTAATTTGGCTAATCCTTTTTCGTTAGTAAATAGTCGTAAAGGAACTATTGTGAGTCCTTTGGATTCCACGGCACGGCTTAAAGTTTTAAGCTCTTTTTTGTTAAGTAAAAGTTTCCTTTCGCTACGTGCTTTGTGATTGAATTGATTACCAAAGGTATATTCTTCAATGTAAGTATTAATAGCAAAAAGTTCAGAGTTACTAAATTCACAAAAACTTTCGGTGATATTGGCTTTACCCAAACGGATGGATTTGATCTCAGTTCCTGCCAAAACAATTCCAGCAGTATATTTTTCGATTATTTCATAATCAAATCGAGCGCGTTTATTAAGTATGTTAACAGTTTTTAGCATAGGTTTGCAAATGTAGGAACATTTAGTAAAAGTCCACAACTTTTTAACGAAATTGAATTAAATTTGTAAAATGGAAAAACAAACTTCAAAAGATCCGCTTCACGGAATCACTTTAAAAGTCATCGTAGAACAGTTAGTCGCTTTTTACGGATTCGATACTTTGAGTGAATTAGTCAACATTAAATGCTTTAAAAGTAACCCATCAGTAAATTCATCGCTTACTTTTTTACGGAAAACTGATTGGGCCCGTCAAAAAGTTGAGGAATTATACATTAATACTTTACCCAAATTTTAAACGATTTCAATAGTATATTTCGATTGAAAGTTTTGTTTGGCTTCTAATGTTAGAATGCCTTCTTTCTCAGAAATATTTCCTGTACAATCAACCGTGTCGGCATAACCCAACCATGGTTCAATGCATAAAAACGGAGCATTCACCATTGTCCAAATTCCTAAACTCGGAAAATCGTCGTAATGTACTCTTAGTAAAGCTTTTTGATTTTCTAAAATACTTAAAGTTTTAGATGCTAAAGATTTAAAAATTAAAGCATCATTTTCAAACAATTGGTACAATAGAGCTATCGAATTGTCATTTTTTAAAGGTAGTTTTTTGGTTGTATTTGCAATTAAGTTATTTTCTAATAAATGATAATTCAAAGATTCCTTTTTACTAAATTGAATAGAATAGTCCTCAAATTTCTTGGGTAACGCAAAGGCAGGATGCGCTCCAATAGAAAATGGCATCTTAAAATCATTGCGATTGATTACCTTATATTCGATATGAAGACTTTTTTCTTCCAGAGTATAAATAATTTGTAATTCAAATTCAAAAGGATAATTCAGTAAAGTATTTTCATTGGATTGAATTGAAAAAACAGCTCTCGAATCGCTTTTTTCGATTATATTAAATTCCATTTCTCTCGCAAAACCATGTCTAGAGAGTTTGTATTCTTTACCGTTATATTCATAAGTGTCTTTTTTCAAGGCTCCAACAATAGGAAAAAGTACTGGAGAATGTTTACTCCAAAACTCAGGATTTCCTTCCCAGATATATTCTGTGTTTTCGTTGTTTTTTATGGAGATTAATTCCGCACCAAATGAATTTATTTGAGCAGATATAAATGTGTTATGAAGTGATATTTTCAAAGGAATGAGATTAATTTTTATAAAGAAATATTAAAAATAAGCCAAAATACAGTTATAGATTTCAAATATAAGTCTTCTGTCCAATTTTTTTTCATTAATTTGTTTTTCAAAATTGAGTTTTATGAATAGAATCAAGTGTACAACCATAATTTATATGGGGTTATTTTTAGTCAGTTCAATATCTTGGGGGCAACAAGCAGCTTTGCCAACGTCAGAATATAATTATAATGAGGCTTTTGCTTCTAATTTTTATACGAATAACGGAACAATGACACGCTCGTCAAGTGGACAACCAGGTGTTGCTTATTGGCAAAATCGAGCGGATTATCAATTGACAGCGAAATTAAACGAACAGAAGAACGAAATTGCAGGAACAGCGGTTATCAATTACACTAACAATAGTCCTGATAAATTATCTTTTTTATGGTTAAATCTAGATCAAAATTTATTCAAAGCCGATTCAAGAGGTCAAGCAGTTGTTCCTGTAACAGGTAGTCGTAACGGAGCACAAGGGCAGATTTTTGATGGAGGTCATAAAATTAAATCGGTAAAAGCAATTTTTACATCTAAAAGAAAAATGACCGAAACTGAAGTAAAGTTTCTAGTTACAGATACTCGCATGCAAGTTTTTCTTCCGTCTGAATTAAATTCAAAAGGTGGTGCGGTAAAACTAAAAATAGATTTCTCCTATATTTCTCCGAAGCAAGGTTCAGATAGAACTGGAGTATTAGAAACCAAAAATGGTAAAATTTTCACCATTGCGCAGTGGTATCCCCGTATGTGTGTCTATGATGATGTAAGAGGGTGGAACACTAATCCTTATTTAGGGGCAGCTGAGTTTTATTTAGAATATGGAGATTTTGATATTAATATTACTGCTCCAGCCAATCATTTTGTGGTATGTTCGGGAGATTTATTAAATACAAAATCCGTTTATACTACTGCTGAACAAAACCGATTAGCACAAGCAAAGGCGAGTGATAAAACGGTTTTTATCCGAACTGTCGAGGAAGTAGAAGCAAATGTAAAAACAGTCGCTACAACTACAAAAACCTGGCATTTTGTAATTAAAAATGCTCGTGATGTTTCTTGGGCATCTTCTGCTGCATTTATTGTTGATGCGGCTAAAATCAATTTACCGTCTGGCAAAAAATCATTGGCAATTTCAACTTACCCTTTAGAAAGTTCAGGAGATGCGGCTTGGGGAAGATCTACCGAATATACAAAAGGCGCCATAGAACATTATTCTAAGAAATGGTTTGAGTATCCTTATCCAACTGCTATAAATGTAGCGGGTAACGAAGGAGGAATGGAATATCCTGGTATCGTTTTTTGTAATTGGGAGTCCAAAGGGGAACGTTTATGGGGGGTTACAGATCACGAATTTGGACACACTTGGTTTCCTATGATTGTAGGTTCTAACGAACGTCTTTTTGGATGGATGGACGAAGGATTGAATAGTTTTATCAATACCTTAAGTGGCGAAGAATTCAACAATGGAGAATATAAAGACGAAAAAGATGATTTACATAAAAGCGCGGATTATTTCACAAATGAAAAGTTAGAGTCTGTAATGAGTTCTCCTGACAATATGAAGGAAGCGAATATTGGGACTTTGTTATATGCAAAACCGAGTGCTGCTTTAAATATTCTGAGAGAACAAGTACTAGGTAAAGAACGTTTTGACTTGGCTTTTCGCACTTATATTGATCGTTGGGCTTTCAAACATCCACGTCCAGAAGATTTTTTTAGAACTATGGAAAACGCTTCAGGGGAAGATTTAGGGTGGTTTTGGCGTGCCTGGTTTATCAATAATTGGCGATTTGACCAAGGTGTAACGACTGTCAAATATTTGAAAAATGATCCTGCCAAAGGAGCAATTATCACCATTGAAAATTTAGAACAAATGGTACTTCCAGTGGTTTTGGATATAAAAACCAAATCAGGAAAAATTACTCGCGTGAATTTACCAGTTGAAATTTGGCAAAAAAATAAGCAATGGTCATTCAAACAAAATACGACTGAGGAAATAGAGAGTATTATTTTAGATCCTGACCATGTTTTTCCAGATTATAACGTGTCCAATAATATTTGGTCTAGTGCTACTGGAACAATAGAAAAAGACATTATTTTAGATGGTTATTTAGGGACGTATAGCAATTCTAAAGCTCCAATTAAAATTGTAATGACTGAGAAAGCGAACACGATTAGTGTAGATATAACAGGGTATCCTAAGTTTACATTAGCTTCTGTTGGTAAAGATTTATTTGAATCTAAAGCTGCAGGACTTAAATTTCAATTCAATGAAAAATTATCTGGATTTGATATGATCTTAAACGATGGACAAAAGATTCCTTTTACAAAAGATAAATAGTTAGTAATGTCTATAAAAGAAAATACCAGCCGTCGAGCTGGTATTTTTTTTTGGTTTATATCTAAGCCGGAATCTGTTGGCTTAAACAATGTAAAGTCCCAAATCCCCATATCAAATCAATGGCGCTAATGCCTATAATTTCTCGGTCTGGGAAACATTCTGCTAGTATGTTGAGTGCTTTTCTGTCGTTCGCATCATTAAAAGTGGGAACTAAAACACATTTGTTCAATATCAAAAAGTTGGCATAACTAGCTGGCAAACGCAAATCTTCAAAATCCAAACGCTTTGGCATTGGCAAGGTTACAATCACTGGCGATTCACCATTCTCTAGTTTTGCATTCTGCAAACGCTTCAAGTTGTCTTGCAAAGGTTTGTAGTTGGCATCATTTTTATCCGTTTCTACTATGGTTACAATCGTGTCGTCATTTATAAAACGTGCTAAATCATCAATATGACCGTGTGTGTCATCACCTTCAACTCCATCACCCAACCAAATTACATTGGTTACGCCCAAATATTCTTTAAAAACAGCCTCATAATCGTCCTTGGTAAATCCTTCATTTCGAACTTGAATACTCGGATGCATCAGACATTCCTCAGAAGTCAAAAGTGTTCCGCAACCGTTCACATCAATAGCGCCACCTTCTACAATTACAGGTTTGCCTTTGTACATCACTTGTGTTAAGGGAATTTGCAAAAAGTCAGTTACTTTTTCGGGTACATGCTTGTCTAATTGGTGATTTTTGTATTTCGCCCAACCGTTAAAGTTGAAGTTTAAACCTTCTCTTTTTCCGTCGTTATAGACTACAATCGGCCCCGAATCTCGCATCCAACTGCGGTTGGTTTTATGAATAATATAGGATACTTGTTCCAAATTGACACGGGCACGTTCGAGCATATCGGCTACTTTGGACTTTAATTTTTCGTCAGCCACTACCAAAAATACTTTTTCGTAAGTCGCTACTTTTTTAATAAACTCTACAAAAGCCCATTGAACTGCCTCGTATTTTCCTGGCCAATCGTTTCCGTTATGTGGAAAACAAAGTAAAATTCCATCTTGTTTTTCCCATTCTGCAGGGAAACGTCTGTTTGTAGTTGTCATAAAAAGTGGGTGCAATTATTTGAACGCAAATATAAGCATTCACAAGGATTATAAAAATGAACCTCCTTTTTTTTAGGAGCTATTCTCGCTATCCGCTACAATCTTTTTTGAGACAGAAAAAGTATCAAAAAAGGATTTCCACTACTATCAAGGCTAGGGGAGTTGTTTAGGGAAAATGCATAGATCTTTTTTTGACACGAATTGCACAAATTTGCACAAATCCCCATAATTCTTAAAACAATAATTTCATAAATTTTATCTACTTAGCGTTAATTCGTGGGATTTTATACTTTCAAATTCTATCTAATAAAATATTTTTAACCGCAAGGGACGGAAAGAATGATTTTATCTTGTCTGTAAAAAACGCAATGAACGCAAAGCTTTGTGTCCCTTGCGTAATGCTTAGCGTACTTAGCGTTTAAAAGTTAGTAACCCTTTGTCAAAATCCCAAACGCACTTTCTTTAAATTCGTGTCTTCTTTTTTAAATCCCACTTTACATTAGGTTAACAGGAGCGTTTTCAACTTAAAGATTTTATAATATTTAGATAATCAAAACCCATGATTCGAAATCTATTTTTGCCCGAAACAAAAAATAGAAAACATGAAAAATTTTGGTATTTCAGTATTAACTGCGCTTTTTATCTTAACGAGTTGTGAGAAAGATACAGTTGAAGGCAGCGATAATCAAGAAATGGAAGTAAATGAAGATGCAGCCACATTTGCAGAAATTGGAAGTATCACCATTGGTGGTGAAGGCGCTGCCGAAATAAGTGCGTATGACGAAACGACTAAAAAGCTATTCACGGTAAACAATAGCGGAACGAATCAAATTGATGTAGTAGATTTGACTGACCCAACAAACCCAAAAAAATTAACGGCAATTAGTCTAGCGACCTATAATGGAGCATCAAACAGTGTGGCTACTTACGGAGGGAAACTTGCTGTAGCGCTAGAATCTACTATTGATAAACAAGCAAACGGAAAAGTAGTGGTTTTTAACACGGCTGATAATACTTTAGTTAAAGAGATTACGGTTGGTGCTTTGCCAGATATGGTAGCTTTCTCCCCTGATGGAAAATGGTTGATGAGTGCAAACGAGGGAGAACCAAATGCAGATTATACGGTTGACCCTGAGGGTTCTATTTCTATAATTGATATGGCAAATAATTACGCAGTTACGACCTTGAACTTTGCAGGTTTCGAAAGTCAGTTGGCGATTTTGCGAACAAAAGGTTTTAGAATTTCCAAAACTGCTAAAAGTTTTGCAGCCGATATCGAACCAGAATACATTACAATTTCTGCTGATTCTAAAACTGCTTGGGTAACATTACAGGAAAACAATGGTGTGGCAAAAGTAGATTTGACATCAAAAACGATTTCAGCAATTTTTGGATTGGGGTACAAAGATTTTAACTCTACTGCAAACGGAATAGATATTAGTGATAAAGACGGAAGTATAGTATTTAACTCTTGGAAAGTAAAAGGAATGTTTATGCCAGATGCTATTACCAGTTATGCTGTTAATGGAACGCCTTATTTTATTACAGCCAACGAAGGTGACGCTAGAGAATACGGAAGTTATGCAGATGTAAAAAGATTGGCTAAAATGACTTTTGACCCAACGGCTTTTCCAGACGCAGCGAGTTTTAAAGCAGATGACAAAATGGGACGTTTGAACTTGATTTCAACAGAAGGAGATATAGACGGTGATGGCGATTTGGATGAATTGATTTGCTTTGGAGCACGTTCATTCACAATTTGGAATGGTAACACAGGAAGTTTAGTTTTTGACAGTAAAAACGATATAGACAAACGTTCAAACGATTTTGGAACTTATGATGATGGTCGTAGTGATGATAAAGGATCTGAACCTGAATCAGTAGTTGTGGCTAAAATGGGAAGTAAAAACATTTTGTTTGTAGGACTAGAAAGAGCAGATACAGTGGTTGTGTATGATATTACAAATCCATCAGCTCCAATATACTTGCAAACTATCAAAACGGGAGATGCACCAGAAGGATTGCTTTTTATTCCAGCATCTAAAAGTCCAACAAAAAGAAGTTTATTGGTGGTGAGTAGTGAAGGAGATGGACAAGTAAAACTATTTCAACCTAACTTGAAATAATAGAGTATATTATTTTTTTAAGGGGTGAAATCAACTTTTTGATGTGTTGGTTTTGCTTGATTACAAAGATATGGCCTGGAAACAATTGAAGCGATTGCTGAACTTGTTTCCAGGCTTATTACATCACCTTATTTATTTTCTGAACGTTGTATTAATTGAATCTAGTTAAAGAAAAAATTATAATATTCTTATTTTATTTAACGTATAGTCAATCAATTTCTCAATAGCTAAGTTAGGGGCACTACTAAAAGTTCCGTTAGTACGATTAGCTATAATAGCGTTTAGTGAAATAGCATGATGTCCCAGTAAAGCTGAAAGTCCATATATAGCAGCTGTTTCCATTTCGAGATTGGTAATGTTATTTTCGACGTAACTAAAACTATCCATTTTTTTGTTTAAATTATTGTCCTGAATCACCAATCGTAAAATGCGTCCTTGAGGACCGTAAAATCCACCCGCGGTTGCTGTAATTCCTTTAAATATTATTGGGTTTTCAAAATGTTTTTCAAGCTTTTCTGAGCAAGCTACTGCATAAGGCCTTCCTTTATCACTGTCCCAATTTGTATGTTTTATAAAAGCATTTTCCAGATCTGGAATGGTAATATAATCTGTTTGATAGGAGCGAAGCATGTTATCTAGTCCTAGTCCTATTTTTGACATCACAAAGCTATCTACAGGAATCCCTACTTGCAACGAACCTGAAGTACCGATACGAACAATATTTAAAGAGGTGAGTTTCTCTTTTATTTTACGAGTTTCTAAATTTATATTAACCAAAGCATCCAGTTCATTCAAGACAATATCGATATTGTCAGCACCAATTCCTGTTGAAATAACAGTGAGTCTTTTTCCTTTATAAATTCCAGTCTGAGTTTTGAATTCTCTTTTTTGAGTCGAAAATTCTATTAAATCAAATAGTTGTGTAATTTTTTCCACCCGATCAGGATCGCCAACGAATATAATGTCGTGGGCAATATTTTCTGGTTTGAGGTTTAGGTGGTACACACTTCTGTCAGGGTTCAATATCAATTCTGATGCTGCTATCATTTTATATAAATATTAACCACCTACACGTTTTACTTTAAAGCCTTTTT from Flavobacterium ovatum carries:
- a CDS encoding 3-hydroxyacyl-CoA dehydrogenase NAD-binding domain-containing protein produces the protein MKTIAIIGAGTMGNGIAHTFAQNGFVVKLIDVSEKALDRAMETIANNLNRMVTKGTITTDIFAKTITNIITYTDMKDGVTGVDFVIEAATEDLDLKLAIFKQLNEFCPHNTIFATNTSSISITQIAAVVAHPERVIGMHFMNPVPLMPLVEVIKGYNTSDEVVEITLALAKKLEKTAVTVQDYPGFVANRILMPMINEAIETLYNQVAGVHEIDAVMKLGMSHPMGPLQLADFIGLDVCLSIMNVMHDGFKNPKYAPCPLLVNMVNAKKLGVKSGEGFYDYRESKKAEKVSKQFSK
- a CDS encoding YggS family pyridoxal phosphate-dependent enzyme; amino-acid sequence: MTIAQNLQHIQSTLPETVTLVAVSKTKPISDLTEAYEANQRVFGENKIQEMADKWEEMPKDIQWHMIGHVQTNKVKYMAPFVSLIHGVDSFKLLKEINKQAAKNNRIIDCLLQFHIAKEETKFGLDEQELNEIIASPEFSAMQNIRILGVMGMATFTDNQNQVKKEFTHLKSIFDNLKAQNPVHCNLNTISMGMSGDYQLAIECGSTMVRIGSSIFGGR
- the smpB gene encoding SsrA-binding protein SmpB, translated to MLKTVNILNKRARFDYEIIEKYTAGIVLAGTEIKSIRLGKANITESFCEFSNSELFAINTYIEEYTFGNQFNHKARSERKLLLNKKELKTLSRAVESKGLTIVPLRLFTNEKGLAKLEIGLCRGKKTYDKRESLKEQDTKRDLDRIKKIYK
- a CDS encoding aldose 1-epimerase family protein, giving the protein MKISLHNTFISAQINSFGAELISIKNNENTEYIWEGNPEFWSKHSPVLFPIVGALKKDTYEYNGKEYKLSRHGFAREMEFNIIEKSDSRAVFSIQSNENTLLNYPFEFELQIIYTLEEKSLHIEYKVINRNDFKMPFSIGAHPAFALPKKFEDYSIQFSKKESLNYHLLENNLIANTTKKLPLKNDNSIALLYQLFENDALIFKSLASKTLSILENQKALLRVHYDDFPSLGIWTMVNAPFLCIEPWLGYADTVDCTGNISEKEGILTLEAKQNFQSKYTIEIV
- a CDS encoding Fic family protein — translated: MRTLLKTAREQKGLKTRELAQMMGIDQALVSKFESGTRKPTKDQVLKLSTILEISYETLMVAWLKEKILYEIGDDALALKALKEAEEEIKYLRSATNNIISKQLQVVLDEIDALKKKLDQFRQFDSYRIAQALELEYTFESNRIEGNTLTLRETDLVINEGLTISGKSMREHLEAINHQEAIAHIKHLMEKNSSLNEREVLSIHNLILRGINPEDAGRYRKKVQVMIKGSSYLPPQPYMVAKDMEDFYIWYETHKNNLHPVVLAAEMHERLVTIHPFIDGNGRTSRLVMNLILLQHGYVIANIKGDYDNRMRYYQSLETAQTQNNKEDFLLFIAQIEKESLERYIGIIGQ
- a CDS encoding VF530 family protein; the protein is MEKQTSKDPLHGITLKVIVEQLVAFYGFDTLSELVNIKCFKSNPSVNSSLTFLRKTDWARQKVEELYINTLPKF
- a CDS encoding Gfo/Idh/MocA family oxidoreductase, whose translation is MLKIGVLGAGHLGKIHLRLLQQSEKYELVGFYDPNQENAEKISKEFGYKHFETIAKLIHAVDVIDIVTPTLSHYKCARAAIKSGKHVFIEKPISNTVEEAEEIIALAQEYNVKGQVGHVERFNPAFIATKNMIENPMFIETHRLAEFNPRGTDVPVVLDLMIHDIDAILSVVNSPVKNVSASGVSVISETPDIANARLEFENGCVANLTASRISLKNMRKSRFFQKDAYISVDFLEKKCEVVKMKDAPENPGDFDMILQNAEGVKKQIYFSNPDVNQNNAILDELESFAGAIIDDTEPVVTLEQATEALRIAYQIIDCFKK
- a CDS encoding protein-L-isoaspartate(D-aspartate) O-methyltransferase, producing the protein MKDTAKHQGLRNQLVNVLHEKGITDKNVLEAIKKIPRHLFLNSSFEDYAYQDKAFPIGAGQTISQPYTVAFQSQLLEIQKDHKILEIGTGSGYQTAVLCVMGAKVFSIERQNELFKQTSALLPKLGIRPKHLTFGDGYKGLPGFAPFDSIIVTAGAPFIPKPLMAQLKIGGRLVIPLGDEVQIMTLLIRKNETQFEKHELGECKFVPLLEDKN